The following coding sequences lie in one Polyodon spathula isolate WHYD16114869_AA chromosome 15, ASM1765450v1, whole genome shotgun sequence genomic window:
- the LOC121327705 gene encoding high affinity choline transporter 1-like: protein MAIHVEGLVAIILFYLLILFVGIWAAWKNKNSGTAAGTDRSETIMVGGRDIGLFVGGFTMTATWVGGGYINGTAEYVYLPGFGLAWAQAPFGYALSLIVGGMFFAKPMRSRGYVTMLDPFQQIYGKRMGGLLFIPALMGEIFWSAAILSALGATLSVIVDMNINTSVIVSALIAIFYTLVGGLYSVAYTDVVQLFCIFLGLWVSVPFALSNPAVSDIGVTAYKYVHQEPWLGSINPSDIYMWLDNFFLLMLGGIPWQVYFQRVLSASSATYAQVLSFLAAFGCLVMAVPSVLIGAIGASTDWNQTSYGPVQPKMKEESDMILPIVLQHLCPSYISFFGLGAVSAAVMSSADSSILSASSMFARNIYQLAFRQTASDREIVWVMRITIFVFGAVATAMALLTGTVYGLWYLSSDLVYVIIFPQLLSVLFVKGTNTYGSVAGYIFGLLLRISGGEPYLKLPPFIYYPGWTEQVKEHPLTGAIEHVIVQKFPFKTISMLSSFLANVAFSYLFKYLFESGSLAPKYDFFDAVLTKHSKENMDKTTLVNSNNIVLSELAPVKPRHSTTVAAGFVNKEALSDEDTSPNSSNNEHD from the exons ATGGCAATCCACGTGGAAGGGCTGGTAGCAATAATTCTGTTCTATCTGCTCATTCTGTTTGTTGGAATATGGGCTGCGTGGAAAAACAAAAACTCCGGGACTGCAGCCGGGACAGATCGCAGTGAAACCATCATGGTTGGCGGGAGAGATATAGGGTTATTTGTTGGGGGATTTACAATGACAG CTACATGGGTCGGCGGAGGATATATCAATGGGACGGCAGAATATGTATACTTACCCGGGTTTGGACTAGCCTGGGCTCAGGCTCCATTCGGATACGCACTTAGCCTGATAGTAG GCGGTATGTTTTTTGCTAAACCAATGCGCTCCAGAGGCTACGTTACCATGCTGGACCCGTTTCAGCAGATCTACGGTAAAAGAATGGGAGGGTTACTCTTCATCCCCGCTCTCATGGGAGAGATCTTTTGGTCGGCAGCTATCCTATCAGCGCTAG GTGCAACTTTGAGTGTGATAGTGGACATGAATATCAACACGTCAGTCATTGTCTCTGCTCTCATAGCAATCTTTTACACTCTGGTGGGAGGGTTGTATTCTGTTGCCTATACAGATGTGGTTCAGCTTTTCTGCATTTTCTTGGGGCTG tgggtcagtgtgCCTTTTGCATTGTCCAACCCAGCCGTGTCAGATATAGGAGTGACCGCTTATAAATATGTTCATCAGGAGCCCTGGCTGGGATCCATCAACCCATCAGATATATACATGTGGCTGGACAACTTCTTTTTATTA ATGCTGGGGGGGATTCCCTGGCAGGTGTATTTCCAGCGGGTTCTTTCTGCCTCCTCAGCTACCTATGCGCAAGTATTGTCCTTCCTGGCAGCGTTCGGCTGTTTGGTGATGGCTGTGCCATCTGTTCTTATTGGCGCAATAGGTGCATCTACAG ACTGGAATCAGACTTCGTATGGGCCTGTGCAGCCGAAGATGAAGGAGGAGTCAGACATGATTCTGCCAATAGTACTCCAGCATCTTTGCCCCTCATATATTTCCTTTTTCGGTCTTGGGGCTGTGTCAGCTGCAGTGATGTCATCTGCTGATTCATCAATCCTATCTGCAAGCTCCATGTTTGCCCGTAACATCTACCAGCTTGCATTTAGACAAACG GCATCTGATAGAGAGATCGTGTGGGTAATGAGGATTACCATTTTCGTGTTTGGAGCTGTGGCAACGGCCATGGCCCTGTTAACTGGAACAGTGTACGGCCTGTGGTATTTGAGCTCAGACCTCGTCTACGTCATCATCTTCCCCCAGCTGCTGAGTGTGCTCTTCGTTAAGGGAACAAACACGTACGGGTCAGTGGCGGGATATATCTTTGGTTTGCTTTTGAGGATCAGTGGAGGAGAACCATATCTTAAACTCCCCCCCTTCATTTACTATCCCGGCTGGACCGAACAGGTGAAAGAGCATCCTCTAACAGGAGCAATAGAACATGTCATTGTTCAGAAATTCCCATTCAAAACCATATCAATGTTGTCCTCTTTTTTGGCAAACGTGGCATTCTCCTACCTATTCAAGTATCTTTTTGAAAGTGGTTCACTGGCTCCTAAATATGACTTCTTCGATGCTGTTTTGACAAAGCACAGCAAAGAAAACATGGATAAAACCACGTTGGTTAACAGCAACAATATTGTACTGTCTGAATTAGCACCTGTCAAACCAAGACATAGCACCACGGTCGCTGCTGGATTCGTAAACAAGGAGGCTTTAAGTGATGAGGATACTAGCCCAAATTCGTCAAACAATGAACATGACTGA